The stretch of DNA ACAAGGCGAGTTCAAGCGCGTTGCTCGGAAGATTTTCATAGTAATTTGTCCGGTCGGTCGTCGTTGAGCCGTTGTTATCACCGCCTGCTCCTTCAAGCCATTGGTCGAATTTTCCTTCCGGCACATTACCCGAACCTTCAAACATGATATGCTCGAACAAATGAGCAAACCCGGTTCGTCCCGGCTTCTCATTTCCCGAACCAACGTGATACCAAACGTTCACGCTTACAACCGGTACGGTGTGATCTTCATGCAGAATGACATTCAACCCGTTCGGTAACGTAAACCGTGTGTACGGAACGGAGAGGCGTACATCCTGCGCAAATATATATGTTGATAATATGAGTAAAAGTAAAATGAGTCTTTTCATACCTGACTTTCAATTAGTAAAAAAAAATATATAACACAGCATTCAAATAGATACAAAATCAATCACCGGCATTTGAATAAATTTATCCGGTTGTCGTTCTTGCCAAATTGCTTCCTGAATTTTTCTTACCGTTGAGGGAGAATAAAACCTTTCGCCGCATTGTGTGCACACGCGAGCAGGGACGTGCTCAATCAAGTGCATCTTCCCTTTGGTTTCGATGGAATACGAGGTTACTTGTTCAACGATAATCCCACCGCATAAATCACATTTCATTCTGTTTTCCTTTCTATATAATTTAGCCATAAGTTAGAATCAGGCTCGTAAACTGTTATTATTTTGATAAGATCACGAGTTGGATAACTGCATTGAATATGCAGTGGTCGCTCCTGGTTCGTCAGCCCGAAAATCAAACAACTCGGTCCGTATTTGTCTTCAGGATAATCTTCGATGACAATTCCGTTTTCAATCCCTTCGCGAACTTCTTGTTCATGTATCAACCGTATGATAGTTTGGTCAACAGCATGATGGCTGTATTCATACAATCCTAAGCGAATTTTTCGTTTGATATCCTCAATCATTCACTCGGTTGAAACTTTTCCACTTCTTCCAAAATAGTTGCTACAATCTCTTCTTCTTTCACCCGCTTGATGACTTCTCCTTTGCGATAGAGAATTGCAACTCCTTTTCCTGCGGCGATACCGATATCAGCTTCACTTGCTTCGCCGGGTCCATTGACAACACAACCGAGCACTGCAATCTTCACGGGTTTTTTCACACCGGCAAGTTTCTCCTCAAGTTGAGCCATGATGCCGAATAAATCAACTTCAAGGCGTCCACAAGTCGGGCAGGCAATCAACTCGACATTGCGTGATGCAAGACTGAGCGAGCGGAGAATTTCTTTTCCCACCTCCACTTCTTTCACCGGCTCATCCGTAAGCGAAACACGAATCGTGTCGCCGATTCCTTCGGCAAGTAACGTTCCGATTCCAACAGCTGATTTGATTGTGCCGACGCGAGTCGTTCCGGCTTCCGTAACTCCGAGATGAAGCGGAATATCGGTTCGTTGTGCAACAAGACGGTACGCTTCAATCATCAATTTCACATCCGTTGACTTTACCGAAATAATCACATCATGAAAACCGAAATCCTCACAAATTTCAACATGCCGCATAGCGCTTTCGTACAATGCTTCGGGAGTCGGATACCCATGTTTTTCAAGAATGTCTTCTTCGAGTGAGCCGGAGTTCACACCTATACGAATCGGAATTCCTTTTTTCTTTGCTTCCGTCAACACTTGTTCGATTCGTTCGCGTGAGCCAATGTTTCCCGGATTGAGCCGGACTTTTGCAACATTTCCCTCAATCGCTTTCAACGCAAAGACATGATTGAAATGAATATCGGCGACGATGGGAACAGGAGAGCGTTTGACAATTTCACCGATTGCATCTGCCGCTTCTTTGTCGTTCACGGTTACACGAACTATGTCGCATCCTGCTTCAGCAGCGTCGAGAATTTGCTTGACGGTTCCATCAACATCCGATGTTTTTGTTTTCGTCATCGTCTGAACGGAAATCGGAGCGTTTCCGCCGACGAGAATTCCGCCGACATTCACTTGTCGGGTTTTCCTTCTCACACCAACTTTGTATGTTTGATGAGGACTTGAAGGAACTGAAAATTCTACGATGTTACTGTTATCTTGTAATGTTGCTTTCATAAATTATTTTTTTGATTCGAGATCCAATGATCCAATCATCAATCGTAAATCGTAAATCAATTCAATCGCTTGCTTTCTTCAAACAAAAATCGTTTTTCTTCTTCTGTGAGACTTTGATATCCGCTTTGATTTATCTTGTCGAGGATTTCATCCAACCGTGATTGAGTTTCAGTTTTATCATCTGATTGAATATCCTCATACGTCGCTTCGCCTACTTCTTCCTGCGGGCGCGTTGCCGTGTAGCGGTATTGCGGCTGAGCATAAAACATCGGTTTCTTTTTGAACATCGAAGGAAGTCCGAGTCGGTGTTGGTCAACGAGCAAATAAATAAACCCAACCAACGCTCCGCCGAGATGCGCAAAGTGAGCGATGCCATCCTGCGTACCTGTCACTCCCGAAATCAGTTCAAACAAAATATAAAGAATGACAAAGTAACGTGCACGAATCGGTAAAAGGAAATATAAAAATATCGGACGGTCGGGGAATAACATTCCATACGCAAGCAACACTCCATACACAGCGCCGGATGCGCCGACAGTCGGGCCGGAAACGCCGAAAAGGGGACTGATAAGCAAATGAACGAACGCCGCGCCAAGTCCGCATGTCAAATAATAAATGAGAAACTTTTTCGAGCCCCAAACATTTTCCAATTCCATCCCGAACATCCAGAGCGCAAACATGTTCATGAACAAGTGCATAAAACCGCCGTGCATGAACATGTAAGTGAACAATTGCCATACTTCAAATCCATATCCAAGCGGAAACAACGCGAAGACATAATTCAAAAAGTACTGCAACGGCACGCCACCGATTTGGAACATCCCGAAGAAGTTCACCAACAGGAACAGCGCAACATTGGAAATCAGTAACGCCTTGATGACAGGAGGAAAGAAACTAAACCCTCCGAAAAACGAAGGGCGGTGATAACTCGAACTTGTGTAACGATAATATGACATTATAATTGATTGAAGAACATATTACATTTATTTATTAGTCAGTGCGGCGATGCCGGGAAGAATTTTCCCTTCAAGGAATTCGAGCGATGCGCCGCCGCCTGTTGAAACGTGCGAGACAGATTCAGATAATCCTGCCTGAGCAATTGCCGCGGCAGAATCTCCGCCACCGACGATTGTTGTCGCGCCGGTTTTAGTAATTTCTGCCAGTAGACGCGCTATGGCGTTTGTGCCTTCAGCAAAATTCGGCAATTCAAACACGCCCATTGGTCCGTTCCATACAACTGTTTTGGCTTTCTTCAGTTCTTCTTGAAACAATCTAACCGTTTCAGGACCAATATCAAAGCCCGACCATCCTTGCGGAATTTGGTTGACAGACACTGTTTTTCGGAGTGATTCGTTTTCCATTGTTTCAGCAATAATACAATCAACAGGCAGAAGTAGTTTAATGTTCCGTTGTTTTGCTTCGTTGAGAAGTTGTTTTGCTAATTCAATTTTATCCGCTTCAACGAGCGAGTTGCCAACTTCGAGTCCTTGCGCTTTGTAAAACGTAAACATCATTCCGCCGCCAATGAGTAATACGTCAACTTTACCCATTAAGTTTTGGATGACATCAATTTTGCCGGAAATTTTTGCACCACCGAGAATCGCCGCATACGGTCGCACAGGGTTTCCGACCGCTTTGCCAAGGTATTCAATCTCTTTGTTCATCAAATAACCCGAAACGGATGGCTTGATAAATTTCGTTACACCTTCTGTCGAAGCGTGGGCGCGGTGTGCGCTTCCGAAGGCATCGTTCACGTACACATCACCCAAAACAGAAAGTTGTTTGGAAAAACTTGCATCGTTCGCTTCCTCTTCTGCGTGGAACCGGACATTTTCAAGCAACAGACATTCGCCATTCGACATTCCGTTCACCATTACTTCAACTTCCACCCCAATACAATCAGGCGCAAATTTGACAGGCTTGTTCAACAACTGCGCGAGTCGTTCCGCAACTGGTTTGAGCGTGAACTCCATGTTGCGTTTTCCCTTCGGGCGACCGAAGTGACTCATCAAAATAACGCGTCCGTCATCGGAAAGAATTTTTTTAATTGTCGGAAGTGATTCCACGATGCGCGTATCATCAGTAATGACACCGTTCTTCATCGGGACATTGAAATCAACACGCACAAGCGTGCGCTTGCCGGAAAAATTTATATCATCAATTGTTAATTTGTTCATAGTTTTCATTTTCAGATTTAAGGAATAAAAAAGGCTAACGAGACATTACGCCATCGTTAGCCAAATTATCATACAACAAAAATTACAGTGTTGCCGCGATCTTCTTTGTTAAGTCAATGACTCGGCACGAATATCCCCACTCGTTATCGTACCATGCACAGACTTTAATCATCGTTCCCATAACGAATGTCAGCGGCGCATCAAATACTGCTGAGTGAGCGTTACCTTTTACATCGCTTGATACAATCGGCTCTTCTGTATATTCGAGAATGTTTTTCAAGTACCCATTCGCCGCCGCTTTGAATGCGGCGTTCACTTCCTCTTTCGTTGGTGTTTTTTCTGATTCGATAACTAAGTCAACGAGAGAAACATTGGGGGTTGGAACGCGAACAGCAATTCCATCCAACTTTCCTTTTAATTCAGGAATGACCAATCCAATTGCTTTCGCGGCGCCGGTTGAAGTAGGAATCATATTGAGTGCGGCGGCACGTGCGCGTCGTAAATCGGAATGTGGAAGGTCTAACACTTTTTGGTCATTTGTATAGGAATGTATAGTCGTCATCATTCCTTTTTTCAAACCAAAATTTTGTAACAATACTTTGGCAACCGGTGCAAGACAGTTTGTTGTACAGGAGGCATTGGAAATGATGTGGTGTTTCGACGGGTCATAAATCTCATCGTTCACACCAATTGCTATCGTTGCATCGGGTTGCTTTGCCGGCGCGCTGATGATAACCTTTTTCGCTCCGTTTGTAAGATGCTGTTTCGCCGCATCTCCATCAGTAAAATGCTTCAACCCGGTTGACTCGATGACAATATCAACTCCGAGGTCTTTCCACGGAAGTTTTGTGTGGTCTTTTTCCGACAACACTTTCAATACTTTTCCATTCACGATGAGATTTCCATCTTTTACTTCCACCGTTCCGGCGAAGTTGCCGATAACGGAATCATATTTCAAAAGATGACCGAGCGTTTTTGCATCGGTAATATCGTTCACGGCGACAAATTCAAGTTCAGGGGAATTCAGTCCGGCGCGTAGTACATTTCTTCCAATTCGTCCAAAACCATTAATTCCAATTTTCACAGACATGTTAATACTCCAAGAAAAAATTATTAATATTCATAAAATGTTAAGATTTGCCTTCAATGGGCAGGAAAATTTACCAAGAAAGGGAGTGAAAACCAAAAACCTGTTTTTCCTGAAAACTACACGAATTCAAAAAAAAAGTCACAGTAGAACTGTGACTTCGAAAAAGAAAAGATTTTTTTGTTGTTTGGTCAATAAATTATAAACCGGTGTAATATGTATTAGTTAAAATTTGCCCTACGAAAATTTCGCCCGCAATTGTAACTTCTGCCGGAACAATGAAAGAATAACCAAGTCGTAAAGTCGTCAATCCTGCGCCTAAGTTGAATGTGTTAGCAACATTCGGATTGAAGAAACCACCTGTTTCACCAACAACACCTGAACCCGGACCACTTGCTGGAAATGTAATTGCAAGAGTGGTTCCACCAATTCCGTTTAATATATCAGGAAGATCCATTTCAACGACTACATTGGAGAACGGGTCACCTGTAATATCACAGCCAACATCACCGTTCGTTACTTCACCATTATTGTTTGGCTTGACAACGCTAATCGCCGCGTATGCATCATACACAACGGTGTACGCGGTCGCACGTAATACGTCATCAACACCTCCATCACTATTCGTTACCGCTAACGGCGTCGCCGCTGCATTAACAGTAATGCTTGTTACAGCCTGAGCATACCCTGCCGTAGTTAAACCGAGTAATACTACAGCAGCCAAAATTATGATTTTGAGATTTTTCA from Ignavibacteriota bacterium encodes:
- a CDS encoding insulinase family protein, yielding MKRLILLLLILSTYIFAQDVRLSVPYTRFTLPNGLNVILHEDHTVPVVSVNVWYHVGSGNEKPGRTGFAHLFEHIMFEGSGNVPEGKFDQWLEGAGGDNNGSTTTDRTNYYENLPSNALELALFLESDRMGFLLDAMSPGKVDGQRDVVKNERRQSYENRPYGLAFPTIMENLYPKDHPYHWPTIGSMEDLSAASYDDVVQFFKTYYVPNNASLVIAGDIEPT
- a CDS encoding YgiT-type zinc finger protein, yielding MKCDLCGGIIVEQVTSYSIETKGKMHLIEHVPARVCTQCGERFYSPSTVRKIQEAIWQERQPDKFIQMPVIDFVSI
- a CDS encoding DUF4258 domain-containing protein; this translates as MIEDIKRKIRLGLYEYSHHAVDQTIIRLIHEQEVREGIENGIVIEDYPEDKYGPSCLIFGLTNQERPLHIQCSYPTRDLIKIITVYEPDSNLWLNYIERKTE
- the ispG gene encoding flavodoxin-dependent (E)-4-hydroxy-3-methylbut-2-enyl-diphosphate synthase, which codes for MKATLQDNSNIVEFSVPSSPHQTYKVGVRRKTRQVNVGGILVGGNAPISVQTMTKTKTSDVDGTVKQILDAAEAGCDIVRVTVNDKEAADAIGEIVKRSPVPIVADIHFNHVFALKAIEGNVAKVRLNPGNIGSRERIEQVLTEAKKKGIPIRIGVNSGSLEEDILEKHGYPTPEALYESAMRHVEICEDFGFHDVIISVKSTDVKLMIEAYRLVAQRTDIPLHLGVTEAGTTRVGTIKSAVGIGTLLAEGIGDTIRVSLTDEPVKEVEVGKEILRSLSLASRNVELIACPTCGRLEVDLFGIMAQLEEKLAGVKKPVKIAVLGCVVNGPGEASEADIGIAAGKGVAILYRKGEVIKRVKEEEIVATILEEVEKFQPSE
- a CDS encoding rhomboid family intramembrane serine protease, with translation MSYYRYTSSSYHRPSFFGGFSFFPPVIKALLISNVALFLLVNFFGMFQIGGVPLQYFLNYVFALFPLGYGFEVWQLFTYMFMHGGFMHLFMNMFALWMFGMELENVWGSKKFLIYYLTCGLGAAFVHLLISPLFGVSGPTVGASGAVYGVLLAYGMLFPDRPIFLYFLLPIRARYFVILYILFELISGVTGTQDGIAHFAHLGGALVGFIYLLVDQHRLGLPSMFKKKPMFYAQPQYRYTATRPQEEVGEATYEDIQSDDKTETQSRLDEILDKINQSGYQSLTEEEKRFLFEESKRLN
- a CDS encoding phosphoglycerate kinase; amino-acid sequence: MNKLTIDDINFSGKRTLVRVDFNVPMKNGVITDDTRIVESLPTIKKILSDDGRVILMSHFGRPKGKRNMEFTLKPVAERLAQLLNKPVKFAPDCIGVEVEVMVNGMSNGECLLLENVRFHAEEEANDASFSKQLSVLGDVYVNDAFGSAHRAHASTEGVTKFIKPSVSGYLMNKEIEYLGKAVGNPVRPYAAILGGAKISGKIDVIQNLMGKVDVLLIGGGMMFTFYKAQGLEVGNSLVEADKIELAKQLLNEAKQRNIKLLLPVDCIIAETMENESLRKTVSVNQIPQGWSGFDIGPETVRLFQEELKKAKTVVWNGPMGVFELPNFAEGTNAIARLLAEITKTGATTIVGGGDSAAAIAQAGLSESVSHVSTGGGASLEFLEGKILPGIAALTNK
- the gap gene encoding type I glyceraldehyde-3-phosphate dehydrogenase; protein product: MSVKIGINGFGRIGRNVLRAGLNSPELEFVAVNDITDAKTLGHLLKYDSVIGNFAGTVEVKDGNLIVNGKVLKVLSEKDHTKLPWKDLGVDIVIESTGLKHFTDGDAAKQHLTNGAKKVIISAPAKQPDATIAIGVNDEIYDPSKHHIISNASCTTNCLAPVAKVLLQNFGLKKGMMTTIHSYTNDQKVLDLPHSDLRRARAAALNMIPTSTGAAKAIGLVIPELKGKLDGIAVRVPTPNVSLVDLVIESEKTPTKEEVNAAFKAAANGYLKNILEYTEEPIVSSDVKGNAHSAVFDAPLTFVMGTMIKVCAWYDNEWGYSCRVIDLTKKIAATL